One window of Catharus ustulatus isolate bCatUst1 chromosome 3, bCatUst1.pri.v2, whole genome shotgun sequence genomic DNA carries:
- the PTCRA gene encoding pre T-cell antigen receptor alpha, whose translation MEPLRVLLAAALLPLLPLGRAAVPLPTLTQPLSMVLAGQRRQLVVCVVSDLTPSSGHAVWISGGSGSILQSFAYGASQEDGGTVCSVSLLSSDPPRERELACHVGANRTSPSHSSSPIRLTGNEEVAELCSTAVSPAPALAALLMAVRVVLLKVLLSDAVLTSILLAQS comes from the exons ATGGAGCCGCTccgggtgctgctggctgccgCTCTGCTCCCGCTCCTGCCCC TtggcagggcagctgtgccactgcctACACTGACCCAGCCACTGAGCATGGTGCtggccgggcagcgccggcagCTGGTGGTGTGCGTGGTGAGCGACCTGACCCCCAGCTCTGGCCATGCTGTCTGGATCTCCGGTGGGAGTGGTAGCATCCTGCAGTCCTTTGCCTACGGGGCTTCCCAGGAAGATGGTGGCACCGTCTGCTCCGTCTCCCTCCTTTCCAGTGACCCCCCGCGCGAGAGGGAACTTGCCTGCCATGTGGGGGCCAACAGGACCTCCCcgtcccacagctccagccccatccgCCTCACCG GAAACGAGGAGGTGGCGGAGCTGTGTAGCACAGCTG TGTCACCAGCCCCTGCCTTGGCAGCCCTGCTTATGGCTGTCCGTGTGGTGTTGCTGAAGGTCTTGCTCTCCGATGCTGTCCTCACCTCCATCCTCCTCGCCCAGAGCTGA
- the POLR1B gene encoding DNA-directed RNA polymerase I subunit RPA2, with the protein MPQGTIKQPLGHIPIMVKSKLCNLCGFSPRDLLQHHEEEEEMGGYFIINGLEKVIRMLIMPRRNFPLAMTRHKWKNRGPGFTEYGVTMHCVKDEHTAINMNLHYLENGCVMVNFIFHKELFFLPLGFALKALVNFPDYQIFEELVKGREDDTFFGNCVTEMLRAVVDAGCLTQQNVLDYLGKSFRVKLNLPEWYSNEQAADFILSNCICIHLTNRTEKFYLLCMMTQKLYAFAKGECMEDNPDSLMNHEVLTPGQLFLMFLKERLETWLQSVRFVLEKKAQKAEINLNTDSLMKAFSLAPDFSKPFEYLLATGNLRSKTGLGMLQASGLCVVGDKLNFIRYLSHFRCIHRGAAFSQMRTTTVRKLLPESWGFLCPVDTPDGEPCGLMNHMTALCEIVTEMVPVMDIPPLLCSLGVTPIDAAPSQPYSECYRVVLDGSVVGWVERELAPEIAQTLRRFKITQEKRFPARAEVVLIPMTGKPSLYPGLFIFTNPCRMVRPVRNLSYGRNEWIGTLEQIFMNVATMESEVVPGVTTHQELFPHSILSVVANLIPFSDHNQSPRNMYQCQMGKQTMGFPVYNYKDRSDNKLYHLHTPQSPLVRPSMYDYYGMDSYPVGTNAIVAVISYSGYDMEDAMIVNKSSWQRGFAYGSVIKVESIDLSLKASRAGDNLVFGIRPGDPNVGEKLDADGLPFVGSILQPGDPFYSFMNLSTGETFTVYYPSKEVGIVDNVRLCSNDRGTGKFKKACITVRVPRNPTIGDKFASRHGQKGILSQLWPVEDMPFTENGMVPDILFNPHGFPSRMTIGMLIESMAGKSAALHGVSYDATPFTFTEKKSALKYFGETLASAGYNFFGTEKMYSGISGVELEADIFVGVVYYQRLRHMVSDKFQVRTTGPRDAVTNQPVKGRNVEGGIRFGEMERDALLAHGTSFLLQDRLFNCSDGSVAYVCTSCGSMTSPVLEKLSHSVTSSRRYSCSVCSKVDAIEVVPVPHVFHYFVAELAAMNIKTKLNVE; encoded by the exons ATGCCACAAGGAACTATCAAACAGCCCTTAGGCCACATTCCAATCATGGTGAAGTCCAAACTGTGCAACCTCTGTGGTTTTTCTCCACGAGACCTTTTGCAGCACCATGAGGAGGAAGAG GAAATGGGAGGCTACTTTATAATCAATGGCTTAGAAAAAGTAATCAGGATGCTGATTATGCCCAGGCGAAACTTCCCTCTTGCAATGACAAGACACAAGTGGAAAAACAGAGGCCCTGGTTTCACAGAGTATG GGGTGACGATGCACTGTGTCAAAGATGAGCACACTGCAATAAATATGAACCTTCACTACTTGGAAAACGGCTGTGTCAtggtgaattttatttttcacaaagaGTTGTTCTTCCTCCCCTTGGGATTTGCTCTGAAG Gcattagt taatttcccAGACTACCAGATTTTTGAAGAGCTGgtgaaaggaagggaagatgACACCTTTTTTGGGAACTGTGTTACCGAGATGCTGAGAGCGGTGGTAGATGCTGGCTGTTTGACACAGCAAAACGTCCTGGATTACCTGGGAAAGAGCTTCAGAGTGAAACTCAACCTGCCTGAGTGGTACAGCAATGAACAGGCTGCAGATTTCATTCTGAG caaTTGCATCTGCATTCACCTGACCAATAGAACTGAAAAGTTCTACCTGCTCTGTATGATGACCCAGAAGCTCTATGCTTTTGCCAAAGGGGAGTGCATGGAGGATAATCCAGACAGTCTCATGAATCATGAGGTGCTTACCCCAGGACAGCTTTTCCTTATGTTCTTAAAG GAGAGGCTTGAAACCTGGCTGCAATCTGTTAGGTTTGTTCTGgagaaaaaagcacaaaaggcagaaatcaaCCTGAATACAGACAGCCTGATGAAGGCATTCAGCCTGGCGCCAGACTTCAGCAAGCCATTTGAGTATCTGCTTGCAACTGGTAATCTGCGGTCTAAAACAG GGCTGGGCATGTTGCAGGCCAGTGGTCTGTGTGTGGTGGGGGACAAGCTGAATTTCATCCGCTATCTCTCCCACTTCCGCTGCATACACAGAGGGGCAGCGTTTTCCCAGATGAGAACCACGACTGTCCGCAAGCTGCTGCCCGAATCCTGGGGCTTCCTGTGCCCTGTAGACACCCCGGACGGAGAGCCCTGTGGGCTGATGAACCACatgacagctctgtgtgaaaTTGTCACTGAGATGGTGCCTGTGATGGACATCCCACCTTTGTTATGTTCCCTGG GTGTCACCCCCATTGATGCAGCTCCAAGCCAGCCTTACTCAGAGTGCTACAGAGTTGTGCTGGATGGCTCCGTGGTGGGCTGGGTAGAGCGGGAGCTGGCTCCCGAGATTGCACAAACCCTCCGCCGTTTCAAG ATAACACAAGAGAAGAGGTTTCCTGCACGGGCAGAAGTGGTTCTTATCCCAATGACAGGAAAACCCAGCCTGTACCCTGGGCTGTTTATTTTCACTAACCCTTGCCGGATGGTGCGGCCTGTCAGGAACCTGTCCTATGGAAGGAATGAATGGATTGGGACTCTGGAACAG ATCTTCATGAATGTGGCCACAATGGAGTCAGAGGTGGTGCCTGGAGTGACCACTCACCAGGAACTCTTCCCTCACAGCATTTTGAGCGTGGTGGCCAATCTCATTCCCTTCTCCGACCACAACCAAAGTCCACGGAACATGTACCAGTGCCAGATGG GAAAGCAGACCATGGGGTTTCCTGTTTACAACTACAAGGATCGCTCTGATAACAAGCTATACCACCTGCACACCCCACAGAGCCCTCTGGTGAGGCCCAGCATGTATGACTATTATGGGATGGACAGCTATCCTGTTGGCACCAATGCCATTGTGGCTGTCATCTCCTACAGCGGCTATGACATGGAAGATGCAATG aTCGTAAATAAATCTTCCTGGCAGAGAGGATTTGCTTATGGAAGTGTTATCAAGGTGGAGAGCATTGACCTTTCCCTTAaagccagcagggcaggtgacAATTTAGTATTTGGTATCAGGCCTGGTGATCCCAACGTTGGGGAGAAGCTGGATGCTGATGGACTGCCTTTTGTTGGGTCtatcctgcagcctggggaccCCTTCTACAGCTTCATGAACCTCAGCACAGGGGAGACCTTCACTGTGTACTACCC GAGTAAGGAAGTGGGCATTGTGGACAACGTCAGGTTGTGCAGCAACGACCGTGGCACTGGGAAGTTCAAGAAGGCTTGCATCACTGTGAGGGTTCCCCGAAATCCCACTATTGGAGACAAATTTGCCAGCCGTCATGGACAGAAAGGTATCCTGAGCCAGCTCTGGCCTGTGGAGGACATGCCCTTCACGGAGAACGGGATGGTTCCAGACATCCTCTTCAACCCTCATGGCTTCCCCTCCCGCATGACCATTGGGATGTTAATTGAGAGCATGGCAGGGAAGTCAGCAGCCCTGCACGGCGTCTCCTATGACGCCACTCCCTTCACCTTCACTGAGAAGAAGTCTGCTCTGAAATACTTTGGTGAGACTTTAGCGAGTGCGGGTTACAACTTCTTTGGGACGGAGAAAATGTACAGTGGCATCAGTGGGGTGGAGCTGGAGGCAGACATCTTCGTGGGGGTGGTGTACTACCAGCGCCTGCGCCACATGGTCTCCGACAAGTTCCAGGTGAGGACCACGGGGCCCCGGGACGCTGTCACCAACCAGCCTGTCAAGGGGAGGAATGTGGAAGGCGGGATCCGCTTTGGCGAGATGGAGCGGGATGCTCTGCTGGCCCATGGCacatccttcctgctgcaggaccGCCTGTTCAACTGCTCCGACGGCTCCGTGGCCTACGTGTGCACCAGCTGCGGCAGCATGACATCCCCTGTGCTGGAGAAACTGTCCCACTctgtcaccagcagcaggaggtaTTCCTGCTCCGTCTGCAGCAAGGTGGATGCCATCGAGGTGGTCCCTGTGCCACATGTCTTCCACTACTTTGTGGCCGAGCTGGCAGCCATGAACATAAAAACAAAGCTCAATGTGGAGTAG